A single window of Bacteroidota bacterium DNA harbors:
- a CDS encoding sodium:solute symporter, which translates to MSPVLILTCVGIYTVVLFAITYFTAKNADNKSFFIGNRSSKWFIVAYGMIGASLSGVTFMSVPGDVSKGAFSYFQMVLGYLLGYFVIAFVLLPLYYRLNLTSIYSYLKNRLGTYSYKTGAFFFILSRTIGASFRLFIVVNVLQIFVFDAWGVPFAVTTGIFIMLILAYTFKGGVKTIVWTDSLQTTFMLLSLVLSVILICRQLDFGFGDMVTAIKDSVYSKIVVSDWQAKTFFPKHFFGGMFIAIAMTGLDQEMMQKNISCKNIGEAKKNMLTFSFILVLVNFIFLCLGALLYLFITTKGISVPERTTDDLFPIIALQHLGTLSALFFIIGLISAAYPSADGALTALTASFCIDFLNFERPHPNPLPVGEGERERAEARKVFIRKIVHICFAILLLLVIVIFRMINDEAVIRQLFKVANYTYGPLLGLFFFGILTKRNVQDKLVPVICLLSPVLCYLLDANSKTLFNGYLFGNELLIVNGVLTFAGLYAIGKKEIKS; encoded by the coding sequence ATGAGCCCTGTATTGATTCTCACTTGTGTTGGAATTTACACTGTGGTATTATTCGCTATAACATATTTCACTGCGAAAAATGCCGATAACAAAAGTTTTTTCATAGGCAACCGTTCCAGCAAGTGGTTTATCGTTGCTTACGGAATGATAGGCGCTTCGCTGAGCGGAGTCACCTTTATGAGCGTGCCCGGTGATGTGAGCAAAGGAGCATTCTCTTATTTTCAGATGGTGCTTGGATATCTGCTTGGGTATTTTGTGATTGCTTTTGTCCTGCTTCCGCTTTATTACAGGTTAAATCTCACTTCTATTTATTCTTATCTCAAAAATCGTTTGGGAACTTATTCGTATAAAACAGGTGCATTCTTTTTTATTTTATCAAGAACCATCGGTGCTTCCTTCCGGTTGTTCATTGTGGTAAACGTATTGCAGATTTTTGTTTTTGATGCGTGGGGTGTTCCGTTCGCTGTCACCACCGGCATTTTCATTATGCTGATTCTTGCTTACACATTCAAAGGCGGAGTAAAAACAATTGTGTGGACAGATTCTCTGCAAACCACTTTCATGCTTCTCTCTCTCGTGCTTTCTGTTATTTTGATTTGCCGGCAATTAGATTTTGGTTTTGGAGATATGGTAACTGCCATCAAAGATTCAGTTTACTCGAAAATCGTAGTGAGCGACTGGCAGGCGAAAACATTTTTCCCGAAACATTTCTTTGGAGGAATGTTCATCGCCATTGCCATGACGGGCTTGGACCAGGAAATGATGCAGAAAAATATTTCCTGCAAAAACATTGGCGAAGCAAAAAAAAATATGCTCACGTTCAGTTTCATTCTTGTATTGGTGAATTTTATTTTTCTCTGCCTTGGCGCGCTCCTTTATCTCTTCATTACCACAAAAGGCATTTCCGTTCCCGAGCGAACCACCGATGATTTGTTCCCCATCATCGCGCTTCAGCATCTCGGAACACTGTCTGCACTGTTTTTCATTATCGGATTAATTTCTGCCGCCTACCCCAGCGCTGATGGCGCCCTCACCGCACTCACCGCATCCTTCTGCATTGATTTTTTGAACTTCGAACGCCCTCACCCCAACCCTCTCCCCGTGGGAGAGGGAGAAAGGGAGAGGGCAGAAGCTCGCAAAGTTTTTATCCGAAAGATCGTCCACATCTGCTTTGCCATTCTTCTTCTGCTTGTGATTGTAATTTTCAGAATGATAAATGATGAAGCGGTAATCCGCCAGCTTTTCAAAGTAGCCAACTACACCTACGGACCCTTGCTCGGATTATTTTTCTTCGGAATACTTACCAAAAGAAATGTGCAGGATAAATTGGTTCCGGTAATCTGTTTGCTCTCCCCTGTTCTCTGCTATCTGCTTGATGCAAATTCAAAAACGCTTTTCAACGGCTACCTCTTCGGCAATGAACTGCTGATTGTGAACGGAGTGCTTACGTTTGCAGGATTATACGCAATAGGAAAAAAAGAAATTAAATCCTAA